Proteins encoded together in one Shewanella acanthi window:
- the pepE gene encoding dipeptidase PepE → MTVNALLLSSSRVGDTPYLAHAIPFIKPLTSEAKKWIFIPYAGVSMSYDTYLASVVTGLSELELDISGIHQHADPQQAIKEADGILIGGGNTFHLLHQLYKHDLIHLIRDEVMNGKPYVGWSAGSNVSGLSIRTTNDMPIIEPPSFKALNILPFQLNPHYSNYQAPGHNGETRAQRLLEFTRVDPETPVIGIVEGSALWRQGDTLSLLGENPAYLFCGDQQEILIPVGSNLSHLLK, encoded by the coding sequence ATGACAGTTAATGCCTTACTGCTGAGCAGTTCCAGAGTCGGTGATACGCCTTATCTTGCCCATGCAATTCCCTTTATCAAACCGCTGACCAGCGAAGCTAAAAAATGGATTTTCATCCCCTATGCTGGGGTGAGCATGAGTTACGATACCTACCTCGCCTCTGTGGTCACAGGACTTAGCGAGCTTGAGCTCGATATCAGTGGTATTCACCAACACGCTGACCCACAGCAGGCGATAAAAGAAGCCGACGGTATTCTGATTGGTGGCGGTAACACTTTTCACTTACTTCATCAGCTCTATAAGCACGATCTTATTCACCTGATTCGTGATGAAGTAATGAACGGCAAACCCTATGTTGGCTGGAGCGCGGGTTCGAACGTATCAGGGTTAAGCATTAGAACCACCAATGATATGCCGATTATTGAGCCGCCCTCATTCAAGGCCCTCAATATTTTACCCTTCCAATTAAACCCCCATTATTCTAACTACCAAGCGCCAGGCCATAACGGTGAAACCCGTGCACAACGTCTGCTGGAGTTTACCCGTGTAGACCCAGAAACCCCTGTGATCGGTATTGTTGAAGGTAGTGCGTTGTGGCGTCAGGGGGATACATTGTCACTGCTTGGGGAAAATCCCGCCTATCTGTTCTGTGGTGATCAGCAGGAAATCCTAATCCCCGTTGGTAGCAACTTATCTCATTTGTTGAAATAA
- a CDS encoding glucan biosynthesis protein G, whose amino-acid sequence MRTLFVGAIAAGTLAPAVNAEPVSPKKASETKASTPKANSFSHETVVDLAQKLAQKPFKEARKAPKELVDLDYATYGKINYQEDAAIWGGTPTKFSVQLFAPGFLYKNLVDIDVVENSRAIPIELTESSFSVPSGAIEKLLTQVGQYAGVRLHYPINGDDVKDEFIMFQGASYFRTLSKGQTYGLSNRGLAIDVAQPKGEEYPLFKRFWVERPSKYQTAIVVHALLDSQSVTGAYRFGIYPGEPTRVDVEVTLFPRRDIAHVGLAPLTSMFLYGGLDTPDKSDYRPAVHNSEGLQIDRGNGERLWRPLNNPNKLQISAFGDEDIKGFGLIQRHRNFDYYQDLNANYQLRPSAWIEPLNDWGKGQLVLIEIPSNAETNDNIVSYWEPQGGLKQGEPYQFSYRISSYNDSPNVANKARIVRSSKGQRLAKGKEILIDYSNINPQDLEKVSVEAGINRGKILSSRIVPHPSINGARLYVSFDPEGANVAELRIQLRKDEKPFASTWLYRWNGDDWP is encoded by the coding sequence ATTCGCACTCTTTTTGTTGGCGCAATCGCTGCAGGAACACTTGCTCCTGCCGTGAATGCTGAGCCTGTCTCCCCCAAAAAAGCTAGTGAAACAAAAGCCAGTACACCTAAAGCTAATAGTTTCTCCCACGAAACTGTAGTGGATTTGGCGCAGAAATTAGCGCAAAAGCCCTTTAAAGAAGCCCGAAAAGCCCCAAAAGAACTCGTCGATTTAGATTACGCCACCTATGGCAAAATCAACTATCAGGAGGATGCGGCAATTTGGGGGGGAACACCGACCAAGTTTTCGGTGCAATTATTCGCCCCTGGTTTTTTATATAAAAACCTCGTGGATATCGATGTGGTCGAGAACAGCCGCGCCATTCCAATTGAATTAACGGAATCATCTTTCAGTGTCCCCAGTGGCGCTATCGAGAAGTTACTGACCCAAGTAGGTCAATATGCAGGAGTTCGTCTGCACTATCCCATCAACGGCGATGATGTAAAAGATGAGTTTATTATGTTTCAGGGGGCCAGCTACTTTCGCACCCTATCTAAGGGACAAACCTATGGTCTGTCAAATCGTGGTTTAGCCATCGATGTCGCCCAGCCAAAGGGAGAAGAATACCCATTATTCAAACGTTTTTGGGTTGAACGCCCTTCGAAATACCAAACTGCAATCGTGGTACATGCCCTGTTAGACAGTCAGAGCGTTACCGGCGCCTATCGTTTTGGTATATATCCTGGCGAACCGACACGCGTCGATGTGGAAGTCACCCTGTTCCCTCGCCGCGATATTGCCCATGTTGGGCTAGCCCCTCTCACCTCTATGTTCCTCTATGGCGGATTAGATACTCCAGACAAGAGTGATTATCGCCCTGCGGTGCATAATTCTGAAGGGTTACAAATTGATAGGGGTAATGGCGAGCGTCTATGGCGACCACTCAATAACCCAAACAAACTCCAAATCAGCGCTTTTGGCGATGAAGATATTAAGGGTTTTGGCTTAATTCAGCGTCACCGTAATTTCGATTACTACCAAGACTTAAATGCCAACTATCAGCTCAGGCCTTCTGCATGGATTGAACCATTAAACGATTGGGGCAAAGGCCAATTAGTGCTGATTGAAATCCCATCGAATGCTGAAACCAATGATAATATTGTGAGTTATTGGGAGCCGCAGGGTGGATTAAAACAGGGCGAACCCTATCAGTTTAGCTACCGCATTAGCTCGTATAACGATAGCCCTAATGTAGCCAATAAGGCACGCATTGTACGCAGTTCAAAAGGGCAAAGACTCGCTAAGGGTAAAGAAATTCTGATTGATTACAGTAATATCAATCCACAAGATCTTGAAAAAGTTAGCGTTGAAGCCGGTATTAACCGTGGCAAAATTCTCTCGTCACGCATTGTGCCTCACCCCAGTATCAACGGCGCGAGGCTCTATGTGAGTTTCGACCCTGAAGGTGCCAATGTGGCAGAGCTGCGGATCCAGTTACGCAAGGATGAAAAACCCTTCGCCTCAACATGGCTCTATCGTTGGAATGGGGATGATTGGCCATAG
- the bioD gene encoding dethiobiotin synthase has translation MYFVTGTDTDSGKTLVSSALLEAVNLRASQTGITCSTLGVKPIASGCEQTADGLRNSDALKLMMSSSVKLNYEQVNPFSFEPAIAPHVAAKQVGVTLSPERIIDSLDLAQFQLADFCLIEGAGGWRLPLGEGRFLSEMVQQLNLPVILVVGMKLGCLNHALLTQEALIADGLIIAGWVANRVDPNMSVFDENLATLKEEMRAPFLGCIPHLAEATGKNAAQYLDMSSLL, from the coding sequence ATGTATTTTGTGACCGGCACCGATACCGACAGCGGTAAAACCTTAGTTTCCAGCGCGCTATTAGAGGCGGTCAATCTAAGAGCCTCTCAGACGGGGATTACCTGTTCAACCCTCGGGGTTAAACCCATCGCGTCGGGCTGTGAGCAAACTGCGGATGGGCTTCGCAACAGCGATGCGCTAAAGCTGATGATGTCATCCAGCGTTAAATTAAACTACGAGCAAGTTAATCCCTTTAGTTTTGAACCCGCAATCGCCCCCCATGTGGCCGCAAAGCAGGTGGGCGTTACGCTATCGCCAGAGCGGATTATTGATTCATTAGATTTAGCGCAATTTCAGCTCGCAGATTTTTGTTTAATTGAAGGGGCTGGTGGCTGGCGGTTACCACTCGGGGAGGGGCGCTTTTTATCTGAGATGGTTCAGCAACTCAATCTGCCGGTCATTTTAGTGGTTGGGATGAAATTAGGCTGTTTGAACCACGCACTGTTAACCCAAGAAGCCCTGATTGCTGATGGTTTAATCATTGCGGGTTGGGTGGCCAATCGTGTTGACCCTAATATGAGTGTGTTCGACGAGAACCTTGCAACCCTCAAAGAAGAAATGCGTGCACCTTTCTTGGGTTGTATTCCCCATTTAGCGGAAGCAACCGGCAAAAATGCCGCACAATATCTGGATATGTCGAGCTTGCTATAA
- the bioC gene encoding malonyl-ACP O-methyltransferase BioC — translation MLAPASDEIAERFSAAADHYHEHNSVQRMSAASLLAQFQPRGCVLDIGAGPGTAFSTQSNGEKDIKVFALDIALGMLQKLKQSFPRYQVICADAEQLPLLGHSIDSIYSNLALQWCGNFPAAIAEFERVLKVGGECHLSIVADGSLAQLSTLGLRVNGFLTIEVLKAAFCHSKWQFIEAELIPMTVYFESLKDLLYSIKGVGASVHSSQTSLHSDTQQVQLRGRKDWQALVAKAQNLRQAEGIPLTYQIAQLRVRRL, via the coding sequence ATGCTCGCGCCTGCGAGCGATGAAATCGCCGAGCGATTTTCTGCAGCGGCAGATCATTACCATGAGCACAACTCAGTGCAACGTATGAGTGCTGCAAGTTTATTGGCACAGTTCCAACCTAGGGGGTGTGTGCTGGATATCGGTGCGGGTCCTGGCACTGCGTTTTCAACCCAGTCGAATGGCGAAAAAGATATTAAGGTATTTGCCCTTGATATTGCCCTTGGCATGCTGCAAAAACTGAAACAAAGTTTCCCCCGTTATCAGGTAATTTGTGCCGATGCCGAGCAACTCCCTTTATTGGGACACAGTATCGATAGCATTTACTCTAATTTAGCTTTGCAGTGGTGCGGAAATTTCCCCGCAGCAATTGCCGAGTTTGAGAGGGTGCTTAAAGTGGGTGGTGAGTGCCATTTGAGCATAGTGGCCGATGGCAGTTTAGCGCAGCTTTCAACGCTGGGATTAAGGGTGAATGGTTTTTTAACGATTGAAGTATTGAAGGCTGCGTTTTGTCACTCTAAGTGGCAATTTATTGAGGCCGAACTTATCCCCATGACGGTGTATTTCGAGAGCTTAAAAGACTTGCTGTATTCGATTAAAGGAGTGGGGGCATCGGTGCATTCGAGTCAAACGTCACTGCATTCTGATACTCAGCAAGTGCAGTTGCGTGGCCGAAAAGACTGGCAAGCATTAGTGGCTAAAGCGCAAAATCTACGCCAGGCTGAGGGCATACCATTAACCTATCAAATTGCGCAGCTGCGTGTACGCCGCTTATAA
- a CDS encoding aminotransferase class I/II-fold pyridoxal phosphate-dependent enzyme, whose amino-acid sequence MPQPSSLEAKIAARKRTLESQGLLRRRQLLSPHPIESKSTQFVHQGQVMLNFSSNDYLGLSREPALARALYQSALKYGVGSGASPLVTGYSEAHFALEQKLCQQTGHEAALLLSSGFSANTTLMKTLFDKTDVVLADKLVHASIIDGLKESGAEFKRFLHNSLEGAERLLNTHSAAALITESVFSMDGDKAPIAELSKLCRAKGVWLIVDDAHGFGTDTQFINAEDTSKHNATDAEQIDVQIVTFGKALGCQGAAILGSQALIDFLVSNAREYIYSTALSPANAALALASLEYIEQHSELVEKLNSNISLFKGLCAAAGIKLHGSDTAIQPLVIGDAQQTMDIALRLKSLGVWVGAIRPPTVPQGSARLRITLSASHSEADIAHCIAALAKVLPDELKNAAQ is encoded by the coding sequence ATGCCACAACCATCGAGCCTAGAAGCAAAGATTGCCGCAAGAAAGCGGACCTTGGAAAGTCAGGGTCTGCTTCGGCGAAGACAGTTACTCTCACCTCACCCCATTGAGTCTAAAAGCACACAATTTGTGCACCAAGGGCAAGTCATGCTGAATTTTAGCAGCAATGACTATTTGGGCTTATCCCGCGAGCCAGCTCTTGCGAGAGCCCTCTATCAAAGCGCACTGAAATACGGTGTCGGCAGCGGCGCATCCCCACTAGTAACAGGTTACAGCGAGGCGCATTTTGCCCTTGAGCAAAAGCTCTGTCAGCAAACAGGCCATGAAGCGGCGCTGTTGTTAAGCTCCGGCTTTAGTGCCAATACCACCTTGATGAAAACCTTGTTTGATAAAACGGATGTGGTGCTGGCCGATAAGCTCGTTCATGCTTCGATTATCGATGGACTCAAGGAAAGCGGCGCCGAGTTTAAGCGTTTTTTACATAACTCCCTAGAGGGGGCCGAGCGGCTTTTAAATACCCATTCGGCTGCAGCGCTTATCACTGAAAGTGTGTTTAGTATGGATGGAGATAAGGCGCCGATTGCCGAGTTGTCGAAGCTTTGCCGCGCAAAGGGTGTGTGGCTGATTGTCGATGATGCCCATGGCTTTGGTACTGACACCCAATTCATCAATGCAGAAGATACTTCGAAACATAATGCAACGGATGCAGAGCAGATCGATGTGCAAATTGTGACCTTTGGCAAAGCATTGGGCTGTCAGGGTGCGGCGATTTTAGGCAGTCAGGCATTGATTGACTTTCTAGTCAGTAATGCACGGGAATATATCTACTCCACCGCATTATCGCCAGCGAATGCTGCGCTTGCTTTAGCTTCGCTTGAGTATATCGAGCAGCACAGCGAATTGGTCGAAAAGTTAAATTCTAACATCAGTTTATTTAAAGGCTTATGTGCTGCTGCGGGTATTAAGTTACACGGTTCTGATACCGCGATTCAGCCACTTGTTATTGGTGATGCACAGCAAACTATGGATATTGCCTTGAGGCTTAAATCCTTGGGGGTATGGGTGGGCGCGATTCGGCCACCTACCGTGCCTCAGGGTTCGGCGCGGCTTCGAATAACCCTAAGTGCTTCCCACAGTGAGGCCGATATTGCCCACTGCATTGCTGCGCTCGCGAAGGTATTACCCGATGAGCTTAAAAACGCGGCCCAATGA
- the bioB gene encoding biotin synthase BioB, translating into MSQLQIRHDWKREEIEALFALPMNDLLFQAHSIHRQVYDPNEIQISRLLSIKTGACPEDCKYCPQSARYDTGLEKERLLAMETVLTEARSAKAAGATRFCMGAAWRNPKEKDMPYLTQMVQEVKALGMETCMTLGMLSAEQASELAEAGLDYYNHNLDTSPEYYGDVITTRTYQNRLDTLSHVRASGMKVCSGGIVGMGEKATDRAGLLQQLANLPQHPDSVPINMLVKVAGTPFEKLDDLDPLEFVRTIAVARIMMPKSRVRLSAGRENMTDELQAMCFFAGANSIFYGCKLLTTPNPEESDDMGLFRRLGLRPEQGAAATVDDEQAVLAKAAAHQDKASAPFYDAAAL; encoded by the coding sequence ATGTCGCAGTTGCAGATTCGTCATGATTGGAAACGGGAAGAAATCGAAGCCTTATTCGCGTTGCCGATGAATGATTTGTTGTTTCAAGCACACAGCATTCATCGTCAAGTATACGATCCCAATGAAATTCAAATCAGTCGCTTACTGTCGATTAAAACCGGTGCTTGCCCAGAGGATTGCAAATACTGCCCTCAGAGTGCCCGCTATGACACTGGCCTTGAAAAAGAGCGCCTGTTAGCAATGGAAACCGTGTTGACCGAGGCCCGCAGCGCAAAAGCTGCGGGTGCGACTCGTTTTTGTATGGGCGCCGCCTGGCGTAATCCGAAAGAAAAAGACATGCCGTACCTGACCCAAATGGTGCAGGAAGTCAAAGCCCTCGGCATGGAAACCTGCATGACCTTAGGCATGTTAAGTGCTGAGCAGGCGAGCGAATTAGCCGAAGCGGGCTTAGATTATTACAATCACAATCTCGATACTTCGCCCGAATACTATGGCGATGTGATCACGACGCGCACCTATCAAAACCGGTTAGATACCCTAAGCCATGTGCGTGCGTCTGGCATGAAAGTGTGCTCCGGCGGTATTGTGGGTATGGGCGAGAAGGCCACTGACCGCGCGGGTCTGCTTCAGCAATTAGCCAACTTACCTCAGCATCCAGATTCTGTGCCGATTAACATGCTGGTTAAAGTGGCGGGTACGCCCTTTGAAAAGCTCGATGATTTAGACCCATTAGAGTTTGTTCGCACTATCGCTGTTGCCCGTATCATGATGCCCAAATCCCGCGTACGTTTATCGGCGGGTCGTGAGAACATGACCGACGAGTTGCAGGCTATGTGCTTCTTTGCTGGGGCAAACTCGATTTTCTACGGTTGCAAATTACTGACCACGCCTAATCCTGAAGAAAGCGATGATATGGGCCTATTCCGCCGTCTGGGTTTACGTCCAGAGCAGGGCGCTGCCGCTACTGTGGATGACGAGCAGGCGGTACTTGCAAAGGCCGCGGCCCATCAGGACAAAGCCAGTGCGCCGTTCTACGATGCTGCTGCGCTGTGA
- the bioA gene encoding adenosylmethionine--8-amino-7-oxononanoate transaminase, giving the protein MQPTLDFDFDSNHIWHPYTSMTRALPVYGVHSALGCELELVDGRKLVDGTSSWWACVHGYGHPDILSAMERQLHQLSHVMFGGITHSPAIELCQKLVAMTCEPLTKVFLCDSGSIAVEVAIKMAVQYWQGKIASNPQATQKQRILTVKKGYHGDTFAAMSVCDPEGGMHTMFGDAVTKQWFVDAPQTPFGEVLQVDDLSSMREMLAKHHQDIAAVIIEPIMQGAGGMRFYSADYLKGLRSLCDEFKVLLILDEIATGFGRTGKLFAYEHADITPDILCLGKALTGGYISLAATLCSDEVARGISQSPAGVFMHGPTFMGNPLACAAACASLDIINRCEWPTQVSAIEQQMREELKDAANIPSVKDVRVLGAVGVLEMHQSVNTAQLQQQFVDLGVWVRPFANLIYIMPPYTISTSQLSQLTSAMKQVAATIGAATSSEDSSTISHG; this is encoded by the coding sequence ATGCAGCCGACCCTCGATTTCGATTTTGATAGCAACCATATTTGGCATCCCTACACCTCGATGACCCGTGCATTACCCGTCTATGGCGTGCACAGTGCACTGGGCTGCGAGCTGGAATTAGTCGATGGTCGCAAACTCGTCGATGGGACAAGCTCTTGGTGGGCCTGTGTGCATGGTTATGGTCACCCAGACATCCTAAGTGCGATGGAGCGTCAGCTACACCAACTCAGTCATGTGATGTTTGGCGGCATTACCCACTCACCAGCCATTGAGCTTTGCCAAAAATTGGTCGCCATGACCTGTGAACCGCTGACAAAGGTGTTTTTGTGTGATTCGGGGTCTATTGCAGTAGAAGTTGCCATCAAAATGGCAGTGCAGTATTGGCAGGGGAAAATCGCATCCAATCCGCAAGCGACTCAAAAGCAACGCATTTTAACCGTGAAAAAGGGTTACCACGGCGATACCTTTGCCGCCATGAGTGTCTGCGATCCCGAAGGTGGCATGCATACCATGTTTGGTGATGCTGTTACAAAACAGTGGTTTGTCGATGCGCCCCAAACGCCCTTTGGTGAAGTGCTACAAGTCGATGATCTAAGTTCGATGCGGGAGATGTTAGCCAAGCACCATCAAGACATCGCCGCTGTGATCATCGAGCCTATCATGCAGGGCGCAGGCGGCATGCGTTTCTATAGCGCCGACTATTTGAAAGGCCTTCGCAGCCTATGCGATGAATTCAAAGTGCTGTTAATTCTTGATGAAATAGCCACCGGATTTGGCCGTACGGGTAAACTCTTTGCCTATGAACACGCCGATATTACGCCGGATATTCTCTGCCTCGGTAAAGCGCTCACGGGGGGGTATATCAGTCTTGCCGCGACCCTGTGCAGCGATGAGGTGGCACGCGGCATTAGTCAATCTCCTGCGGGAGTATTTATGCACGGTCCCACTTTTATGGGCAATCCCCTCGCCTGCGCGGCCGCCTGCGCCAGCCTTGATATCATCAATAGATGTGAGTGGCCCACGCAGGTGAGTGCGATTGAGCAACAAATGCGTGAAGAGCTTAAAGATGCAGCCAATATTCCCAGCGTTAAAGATGTGCGGGTATTAGGCGCGGTGGGCGTACTTGAGATGCACCAGAGTGTTAATACCGCCCAGTTGCAGCAACAGTTTGTCGACCTTGGCGTGTGGGTTCGCCCCTTTGCCAATCTGATTTATATTATGCCACCTTACACCATTAGCACTTCGCAACTCAGTCAACTGACTAGCGCCATGAAACAGGTTGCCGCGACAATTGGAGCGGCAACCTCTTCAGAAGATTCAAGTACTATTAGCCATGGTTAA
- a CDS encoding hybrid sensor histidine kinase/response regulator — MNLTLVVAVIAVCYVSLLFLLAYGAERWFNGVTKKLQVSIYGLSLAVYCSSWSFLGTVGQSAKDLWSFLPIFLGPILIFTLGFGLLRKMVLVSKAQNITSVADFIAARYGKSQTLAAIVTLIALFGIMPYIALQLKAMVFSLNLFQPVDSPLNGGFISLLITVLLAIFAILFGTRKLDASEHNPGMMLAIAFESLVKLAAFLIVGIVISFGVFDGFGDIWDQAMSRSLINYPNPRIEALMPELLVGIAAFLCMPRQFHVMVVECANESVLSKGRWLFPIYLALFGLFVGPLALAGKLILGDSVSADTYVINLPLALDQPLLAIIALLGTLSAATGMVIVAVVTISVMISNEWLVPMLLRTGHIREKNFSQFSIMLLNARRLAIVIILGLGYGSYLALADSDSLSHLGMLSFGAFAQLAPALVGGLYWKHGNRGGVFLGLGVGFSLWIYIMLQGSGIGSGIANFDMLDSITPNVRDALTALFANTACYIIGSMWFRAGVAERIQASAFVSPGKLKKSDNKKNAPISQQDLLILASRFVSPTRAFESFSRFSNESVKSDSWHKAATPELISHTERLLAGVLGVSSAALVMDSVLEGRDLALDEVFSLVDEASSKIMLSQDMLRGAIEHAYEGMSVIDQELNLVAWNFKYAELYQYPEGFLQQGMPISEVIRFNAARGYCGEGEIDEHVEKRVQHMRNGTPHTSERQRRDGKVIKIQGNPMPGGGFVMTFTDITQYRDQERALLEANETLESRVKERTFELAMLNSELLEAKAQEEMANASKSRFLAAVGHDLMQPLNAARLFTASLSQYPNLDQEARTTLSHVNSSLKTAGELLTDLLDISKLDSGMVEVNRRDFAISELLNGLSVEFEAMASDSQIRFKMLPCSATVNSDPALLRRVLQNFLTNAYRYARGGRVLFGCRRRGSELEIQVVDTGCGIDEVETREIFKEFKRLNNPRSNSVSGLGLGLAIADRISRVLDHSIQVSSQLGRGSVFSICVPLGETVSQPQPQVTLSLLQPLAGIKVLCIDNEEAILAGLESLLSRWQCEVICARDLSDARIKLGLKGVAPDIVLADFHLDDGQNGVDAMDGIRTLYGKDLPGILITANTSKELIEDVQRRGYHYMAKMVKPAALRALISSLVKK; from the coding sequence ATGAATTTAACCCTCGTCGTTGCTGTTATTGCGGTTTGTTACGTTTCCCTGTTATTCCTATTAGCCTATGGTGCGGAGCGCTGGTTTAATGGCGTGACTAAAAAACTTCAGGTGAGTATCTATGGGCTAAGTCTTGCTGTCTATTGTTCTTCTTGGAGTTTTTTGGGGACAGTCGGGCAGTCCGCTAAGGATTTATGGTCTTTCCTACCGATTTTTCTCGGTCCGATTCTGATTTTTACCCTAGGCTTTGGGTTACTTCGCAAGATGGTGTTGGTGTCCAAGGCGCAAAATATCACCTCGGTGGCTGACTTTATCGCCGCACGCTATGGCAAATCCCAAACTTTGGCGGCCATCGTAACCTTGATTGCACTCTTTGGCATCATGCCTTATATCGCACTGCAGCTTAAGGCCATGGTGTTCAGTCTTAACCTGTTCCAACCGGTGGACTCGCCCCTCAATGGCGGATTTATCTCCCTATTAATTACAGTGTTATTGGCCATATTTGCAATCTTGTTCGGTACTCGAAAACTTGATGCCTCTGAGCATAACCCTGGCATGATGCTCGCGATTGCCTTTGAGTCTCTGGTCAAGCTCGCCGCCTTTTTAATTGTCGGTATCGTGATTAGTTTTGGGGTGTTCGATGGTTTTGGTGACATATGGGATCAGGCTATGTCGCGGTCATTGATCAACTACCCTAATCCTCGCATCGAAGCCCTGATGCCTGAGCTGTTGGTGGGTATCGCTGCCTTTTTATGCATGCCGCGCCAGTTCCATGTGATGGTGGTGGAATGCGCCAACGAGTCAGTGCTCTCTAAGGGGCGGTGGTTATTCCCGATTTATTTAGCACTCTTTGGACTGTTTGTTGGGCCGCTTGCGCTGGCGGGTAAGCTCATCCTTGGCGATAGCGTTTCCGCCGATACCTATGTGATCAATTTACCGCTTGCGCTCGATCAACCCTTACTTGCGATCATTGCGCTATTAGGGACATTATCTGCGGCAACGGGGATGGTGATAGTGGCTGTGGTGACCATCAGCGTGATGATCAGTAACGAATGGCTGGTTCCCATGCTGTTACGCACTGGGCATATTCGCGAGAAAAACTTCAGCCAATTCTCCATCATGCTGCTCAATGCCCGCCGTTTAGCCATTGTGATTATTCTTGGCTTAGGTTATGGCAGCTATTTGGCCCTGGCTGACAGCGACTCTCTGTCTCATTTAGGTATGCTGTCCTTTGGCGCCTTCGCGCAACTGGCGCCTGCCTTAGTGGGGGGGCTGTATTGGAAACACGGTAATCGTGGAGGGGTATTTTTAGGTTTGGGCGTTGGCTTTAGCCTGTGGATTTATATCATGCTGCAGGGGAGTGGTATTGGGAGTGGTATAGCTAACTTCGATATGCTTGACTCAATTACCCCCAATGTGCGCGATGCCTTAACGGCGCTTTTTGCTAACACCGCCTGTTATATTATTGGATCTATGTGGTTCAGGGCTGGGGTTGCCGAGCGTATTCAGGCTAGCGCGTTTGTAAGCCCTGGCAAGCTTAAGAAAAGTGACAATAAAAAGAATGCACCGATTTCCCAGCAGGATTTATTGATTCTGGCGAGCCGCTTTGTCAGCCCAACCCGGGCATTCGAAAGTTTTAGCCGTTTCTCCAACGAGTCAGTTAAAAGCGACAGTTGGCATAAGGCTGCAACCCCTGAGCTTATTTCCCATACCGAACGCTTGCTTGCTGGGGTGCTTGGGGTGTCGAGCGCGGCGCTAGTAATGGATTCGGTACTCGAAGGTCGTGACTTGGCGCTCGATGAAGTATTCAGCTTAGTGGATGAGGCTTCATCCAAAATCATGCTGAGCCAAGATATGCTGCGCGGTGCAATTGAGCATGCCTATGAGGGCATGAGCGTGATTGATCAGGAGCTGAATCTGGTGGCATGGAACTTTAAATACGCCGAGTTATATCAATATCCTGAAGGCTTTTTACAGCAAGGGATGCCAATTAGTGAGGTGATCCGTTTTAATGCCGCTCGGGGTTACTGCGGTGAGGGTGAAATTGATGAGCACGTCGAAAAGCGAGTTCAGCATATGCGAAACGGCACCCCCCATACCTCAGAGCGTCAACGCCGTGATGGCAAAGTCATCAAAATTCAAGGCAACCCAATGCCGGGCGGCGGCTTTGTCATGACCTTCACCGACATTACCCAGTACCGCGATCAAGAGCGTGCGTTATTGGAGGCTAACGAGACGTTAGAGAGTCGTGTAAAAGAGCGTACCTTTGAGCTTGCAATGTTAAACAGTGAGTTACTTGAGGCAAAAGCGCAGGAGGAAATGGCCAACGCCTCTAAGAGCCGTTTCCTCGCCGCCGTTGGCCACGACTTAATGCAGCCGCTTAATGCAGCCAGACTGTTTACCGCGTCCTTGTCCCAATATCCAAATCTTGATCAGGAGGCACGCACCACGCTATCCCATGTGAATAGTTCGCTCAAAACCGCAGGGGAGCTCTTAACTGACTTATTGGATATCTCCAAGCTGGATTCTGGCATGGTGGAAGTCAATCGCCGGGATTTTGCGATTTCGGAATTGCTCAATGGGTTATCGGTCGAGTTCGAGGCCATGGCATCCGATAGCCAAATTCGGTTTAAAATGTTGCCCTGTAGCGCGACGGTCAACTCCGATCCCGCGCTACTTAGACGGGTGCTACAGAACTTTCTAACCAATGCCTATCGTTATGCCAGGGGCGGTCGGGTGCTGTTTGGTTGCCGACGCCGTGGGTCTGAGTTAGAAATCCAAGTCGTGGACACGGGTTGCGGGATTGATGAGGTTGAAACGCGGGAAATATTCAAAGAATTTAAACGCTTAAATAACCCTCGTAGCAATAGTGTCAGTGGTTTAGGTTTAGGGCTTGCGATTGCCGATCGTATTAGTCGCGTTCTTGACCACAGTATTCAAGTCTCGTCGCAGTTGGGGCGAGGCTCGGTATTTTCGATTTGCGTACCGCTAGGTGAAACCGTCAGTCAGCCGCAACCTCAAGTTACCTTAAGTCTGCTACAACCGCTTGCGGGCATAAAAGTGCTGTGTATTGACAATGAGGAAGCGATTCTGGCGGGACTTGAGAGTTTACTGAGCCGCTGGCAATGTGAGGTGATTTGCGCGCGGGACTTATCCGATGCGAGAATCAAACTCGGCCTTAAGGGGGTAGCCCCCGATATCGTTTTGGCGGATTTCCACTTAGACGATGGCCAAAATGGAGTGGATGCGATGGATGGGATCAGAACCCTCTATGGTAAAGATTTACCGGGCATTTTAATTACCGCCAATACCAGTAAGGAGCTGATTGAGGATGTGCAGCGCCGCGGGTATCACTATATGGCAAAAATGGTTAAACCCGCAGCACTACGCGCGCTGATCTCAAGTCTGGTAAAGAAATAG